Proteins encoded by one window of Lutibacter sp. A64:
- a CDS encoding 1,4-dihydroxy-2-naphthoyl-CoA synthase produces the protein MSNIKWKTVKEFEDITYKKSGGVARIAFNRPNVRNAFRPKTTSELLEAFHDAQEDLNIGVVLLTAEGPSTKDGVYSFCSGGDQRARGHQGYVGEDNYHRLNILDVQRLIRFMPKVVIAVVPGWAVGGGHSLHVVCDLTLASKEHAIFKQTDADVTSFDGGYGSAYLAKMVGQKKAREIFFLGRNYSAQEAFEMGMVNAVIPHDELESTAYQWAQEILEKSPTSIKMLKFAMNLTDDGMVGQQVFAGEATRLAYMTEEAKEGRDAFLEKRKPNFDKKYLP, from the coding sequence ATGAGCAATATAAAATGGAAAACAGTTAAAGAATTTGAAGATATAACCTATAAAAAAAGTGGTGGAGTAGCACGTATTGCATTTAATAGACCAAATGTAAGAAATGCATTTAGACCAAAAACAACAAGCGAATTATTAGAAGCCTTTCATGATGCACAAGAAGATTTAAATATTGGGGTTGTGTTACTAACTGCCGAAGGACCAAGTACTAAAGATGGCGTTTATAGTTTTTGTAGTGGTGGAGATCAACGTGCACGTGGACATCAAGGCTATGTAGGTGAAGATAATTACCACAGATTAAACATTTTAGATGTTCAACGTTTAATTCGTTTTATGCCAAAAGTTGTAATTGCAGTTGTACCAGGTTGGGCTGTTGGCGGCGGACATAGTTTGCACGTGGTATGCGATTTAACTTTAGCTAGTAAAGAACATGCAATTTTTAAACAAACAGATGCCGATGTAACTAGTTTTGATGGTGGTTACGGTTCTGCATATTTGGCTAAAATGGTTGGACAAAAAAAAGCACGTGAAATATTTTTCTTAGGAAGAAATTATTCTGCACAAGAAGCTTTTGAAATGGGTATGGTAAATGCTGTAATTCCACATGATGAATTAGAAAGTACTGCATATCAATGGGCGCAAGAGATTTTAGAAAAATCACCAACTTCTATTAAAATGTTAAAATTTGCAATGAATTTAACCGATGATGGTATGGTAGGACAACAAGTATTTGCAGGTGAAGCAACCCGTTTAGCATATATGACAGAAGAAGCTAAAGAAGGTAGAGATGCGTTTTTAGAAAAACGTAAA
- a CDS encoding GAF domain-containing protein, whose amino-acid sequence MKIVPNKINKSELPIKLKVSFVAIFEYLEKLAQDKDSYLQNIAIDLLEELKQFPELKEGFEDLSYLNKYNKEIDKLLSFLFPELLQKNEIKAATIPFEFTTFKLSKRFEQIIEDAGEDYVFKLRNFEDLNIYILSCSFILSSYYNVNVDFRRPFYFDIPNAKTGITKHYRTTINGDFFSVKPLDSAPKITDEDVKLLLDNFDNIDIWKEKFPPNSYQFTGFGIMNLFDVTQDQSLANLTENLIRNKKDENSFDKIEKSIAKLFGSSNIRFGFSTYHFSKTNTTFKKHKIQKSFLLNDQVNFDFKGYFCKNVSNKVFKNHDLIAISDIDAYGDATNFNGLYKALTEQNIKSIILVPLKLKDDLFGIMEIVSKNKFELNSINAYKLKDVIPVFKIAVKRIMEEIENKLESIIQENYTSLHPTVKWKFYEQAETLFFAEEEYSTKTPYNLKNIVFEDVVPLYGQTDIKGSSTARNCAIQKDLSKQLNLARNIIEKTNTKYKLPIYKDLLYRIDSCLKDIKDGLNTGDEVMVTDFLNKDIYPVFNHLKTIDTDLSHNIELYMSHLDDKLQVVYEKRKDYEESVTLLNEELAKFIDLKQIEAQKMFPHYFERYKTDGIDHNMYIGKSLVNDRTYNKLYLYNLRLWQLQMLCESENLANKLKTTLKHPLEVASLILVHSTPLAIKFRMDEKRFDVDGAYNIRYEIIKKRIDKAHIKNTNERLTQPGKIAIVYSQNSDAQEYLKYIKYLQSKNYFLEPIEKLDIEDLQGITGLRALRVTINYNKSEENNITFEEIMREISPN is encoded by the coding sequence ATGAAAATTGTACCTAACAAAATAAATAAATCTGAACTTCCTATTAAATTAAAGGTTAGTTTTGTTGCCATTTTTGAATATTTAGAAAAACTTGCACAAGATAAAGATAGTTACTTACAAAATATTGCAATTGATTTATTAGAAGAACTTAAACAATTTCCAGAATTAAAAGAAGGATTTGAAGACCTTAGTTATTTAAATAAATACAACAAAGAAATTGATAAATTATTGTCTTTTTTATTTCCAGAATTATTACAAAAAAACGAGATAAAAGCTGCTACAATTCCTTTTGAATTTACAACCTTTAAACTTTCTAAAAGATTTGAACAAATTATTGAAGATGCTGGCGAAGATTATGTTTTTAAACTTAGAAATTTTGAAGATTTAAACATTTACATTTTAAGTTGTTCTTTTATTCTATCTAGCTATTATAATGTTAATGTTGATTTTAGAAGACCTTTCTATTTTGATATACCAAATGCAAAAACAGGAATTACAAAACATTATAGAACTACTATAAATGGCGATTTTTTTAGTGTAAAACCATTAGATTCTGCTCCAAAAATAACTGATGAAGATGTAAAATTATTATTAGATAATTTTGATAATATTGATATTTGGAAAGAAAAATTCCCTCCTAATAGCTATCAATTTACTGGATTTGGTATCATGAACTTGTTTGATGTTACTCAAGATCAATCTTTAGCTAATTTAACCGAAAACTTAATCAGAAATAAAAAAGATGAAAATAGTTTCGATAAAATTGAAAAAAGCATTGCCAAATTATTTGGGTCTAGTAATATTCGTTTTGGATTTTCTACCTACCATTTTAGCAAAACCAATACAACTTTTAAAAAACATAAAATACAAAAAAGTTTTTTATTAAATGATCAAGTAAACTTTGATTTTAAAGGTTATTTCTGTAAAAATGTTTCTAATAAAGTTTTTAAAAATCACGACCTTATTGCTATTTCAGACATAGATGCTTATGGTGATGCTACAAATTTCAATGGGTTGTATAAAGCTTTGACAGAACAAAATATAAAAAGTATAATTTTAGTTCCACTAAAGTTAAAAGATGATTTATTTGGAATTATGGAGATAGTTTCAAAAAATAAATTTGAGTTAAATTCTATAAATGCATATAAATTAAAAGATGTTATTCCGGTATTTAAAATTGCTGTAAAAAGAATAATGGAAGAAATTGAAAATAAATTAGAATCCATAATTCAAGAAAATTACACATCTTTACACCCAACCGTAAAATGGAAATTTTACGAACAAGCTGAAACACTATTTTTTGCAGAAGAAGAATACTCTACAAAAACACCTTACAACCTTAAAAATATTGTCTTTGAAGATGTTGTACCTCTATACGGACAAACTGATATTAAAGGTTCTTCTACAGCCCGTAATTGTGCCATTCAAAAAGATTTAAGCAAACAATTAAATTTGGCTAGAAATATAATTGAAAAAACTAACACAAAATACAAACTTCCAATTTATAAAGACCTATTGTACAGAATAGACTCTTGCTTAAAAGATATTAAAGATGGCCTAAATACAGGAGATGAAGTAATGGTAACCGACTTTTTAAATAAAGATATTTATCCTGTATTCAATCACTTAAAAACTATCGACACTGATTTAAGTCATAATATAGAACTATATATGAGTCATTTAGATGACAAACTACAAGTTGTTTACGAAAAAAGAAAAGATTATGAAGAAAGCGTTACTTTATTGAATGAAGAGTTAGCAAAATTTATAGATTTAAAGCAAATTGAAGCTCAAAAAATGTTTCCTCATTATTTTGAACGCTATAAAACTGATGGTATAGATCATAATATGTACATTGGAAAATCATTAGTAAATGACAGAACTTATAATAAATTGTATTTATACAACTTGCGTTTATGGCAATTACAAATGCTATGCGAATCGGAAAATTTAGCAAATAAATTAAAAACTACTTTAAAACATCCTTTAGAAGTTGCTTCATTAATATTAGTACACAGTACTCCTTTAGCTATAAAATTTAGAATGGACGAAAAACGTTTTGATGTTGATGGCGCTTATAATATTAGATATGAAATAATTAAAAAACGTATAGACAAAGCACATATAAAAAATACCAATGAAAGGTTAACACAGCCTGGTAAAATAGCTATCGTGTACAGTCAAAATAGCGATGCCCAAGAATATTTAAAATATATAAAGTATTTACAATCTAAAAATTACTTTTTAGAACCTATAGAAAAATTAGATATTGAAGACTTACAAGGTATTACAGGCTTAAGAGCTTTACGAGTTACTATAAACTACAATAAATCTGAAGAAAACAACATTACTTTTGAAGAAATTATGCGAGAAATTTCACCAAATTAA
- a CDS encoding Pycsar system effector family protein, translated as MLENDFFKEVAVYVFNLSKSELSPEVIYHNYEHSQEVAKHAFEIGVAENLNEEDLELLLIAAWFHDTGFIYGFENHEDKSKEIAKKYLEEKGFSQDKIAKVKTLIEATRTPQKPKNLLEEIICDADLYHLGAESFNEKSNLLRSEWEQLCNEYLTDVEFLTRNEDFLKSHKYFTNYAFGTLSDQKTKNWLKVQKDLRKTIAKEEEAKAKQLLKKAELKRKKEKAERPERGIETMYRVTLKNHIKLSDIADTKANILLSVSAIILSIALSNLFPKLDKASNYYLIYPTIFFLFITVVTMIYSVLSTRPKVTSGTFTKEDVKNKKVNLLFFGNFHKMELGDFQEGMTEMMNDRDYLYKSLMKDLYFLGKVLDKKYRLLRIAYTIFMVGVIISVIAFVIAFEMMRLQGID; from the coding sequence ATGTTAGAAAATGATTTTTTTAAAGAAGTTGCGGTTTATGTTTTTAATTTATCAAAAAGTGAACTTTCACCAGAGGTAATTTATCATAATTACGAACATTCACAAGAAGTTGCTAAACATGCATTTGAAATTGGTGTTGCTGAAAATTTAAATGAAGAAGATTTAGAATTATTATTAATTGCCGCTTGGTTTCATGATACGGGTTTTATTTATGGATTTGAAAATCATGAAGATAAAAGTAAAGAAATTGCGAAAAAATATTTAGAAGAAAAAGGCTTTTCTCAAGATAAAATTGCAAAAGTAAAAACGTTAATAGAAGCTACAAGAACTCCTCAAAAACCAAAAAATTTACTTGAAGAAATTATTTGTGATGCCGATTTATACCATTTAGGAGCTGAATCGTTTAATGAAAAATCTAATTTATTACGATCTGAATGGGAACAATTATGTAATGAATATTTAACGGATGTTGAGTTTTTAACTAGAAACGAAGATTTTTTAAAATCACATAAGTATTTTACAAATTATGCATTTGGCACTTTAAGTGATCAAAAAACTAAAAATTGGTTAAAAGTTCAGAAAGATTTACGAAAAACTATTGCTAAAGAAGAAGAAGCTAAAGCAAAACAGCTTCTAAAAAAAGCAGAATTAAAACGAAAAAAAGAAAAAGCAGAAAGGCCAGAACGCGGTATAGAAACTATGTACCGTGTTACGCTTAAAAACCATATCAAATTAAGTGACATTGCAGATACTAAAGCAAATATATTATTATCTGTTAGTGCAATTATTTTATCTATTGCATTGTCTAATTTGTTTCCAAAGTTAGATAAGGCTAGTAATTATTATTTAATTTATCCAACAATATTTTTCTTGTTTATTACGGTAGTTACAATGATTTATTCTGTATTATCTACACGTCCTAAAGTTACATCGGGTACTTTTACTAAGGAAGATGTAAAAAATAAAAAAGTGAATTTATTATTTTTCGGGAACTTTCATAAAATGGAATTAGGTGATTTTCAGGAAGGTATGACCGAAATGATGAATGATAGAGATTATCTGTATAAGTCTTTAATGAAAGATTTGTATTTTTTAGGTAAAGTTTTAGATAAAAAATATAGGCTATTGCGCATAGCCTATACTATATTTATGGTTGGTGTTATTATTTCTGTAATAGCGTTTGTAATTGCTTTTGAAATGATGCGATTACAAGGAATTGATTAA
- a CDS encoding metallophosphoesterase: MNRISIYKIYFLIIPLIISGCASYNAQYKDSGLNWNKNIVEENSEIEHTFYLIGDAGNAKEGESLNHFKLLKKELSKASKHATVLFLGDNLYEKGMPKKEHSTRKLSEHRLDAQIELVKNFKGQPIFIPGNHDYYSDGIKGLKREEDYIIKQLNKDAFFPKDGCPIKKVDISNEIVLIIVDSQWYLENWDNNPTMNDDCDIKTKEQFFDEFEGLIKKNEGKTTVVAVHHPLFSNGSHGGQFSLKSQLYPVGNKIPLPIIGTAINLLRKTSGASVQDMNNKLYLEFKNRIVTLSQKSDKIIVVSGHEHNLQYIFKDNIPQIVTGSGSKTGAVRAINGSKFAFAKLGYAKVTVYKNGASIVKYFTEENNSEKLVFQTEIYPPDADNTIYNYTKNFPKTVSSSVYNKDEVTKGKLFLGLWGDHYRKYYGTKVAAPTVLLDTLFGGLTPVRSGGGHQSKSLRLEDKNGREFVMRALRKSATQYIQAVAFKNQYVEGQYNNTIAESLLLDIYTTSHPYAPFTIGKLADAVNIYHTNPTLYYIPKQNALKHFNKKYGDELYMIEERAGDNHGNLESFGFSNELISTNDLLIELRKSDDISIDENTYIRARLFDMLIGDWDRHQDQWRWAKFKDGKKTTYKPVPRDRDQVFSKNDGFILGFLTRAIPALKAMQVYDEEIKSVKWFNLSPYPLDMALINQANYTNWKAQVQLIQKNITPEIIDKAFKNFPKEVHDTTVEEIKTKLIGRLKNLPKIAKEYHKHLSKYAIIKGTDKDNYFDIERLENGVTTVKIYNIKNDEKGSLFFEKSYSKKETSEIWVYGLDDDDIFKVTGTKNNVIPLRIIGGQNNDEYIIENGKRVTIYDFKTKKNTFTKNNGKIKLLEDYNTNVYDYKKIKYNQNQLLPSIGSNPDDGIKIGVNNVFTVYGFERNPFTQQHTINANYFFATNGFDITYKGEFANIFNKWNFLVDAVFTSPNYSINHYGFGNETINYENDFGENYHRVRLSTYAIAPSLKWESRLGAIFKIGATIESKEVEASTNRYISTLNYTLDERKTFAGLITSYEYKNYDHKAFPTLGMSFSLNAEWKSNLENNKENHTFITPAFGINYKLSSNGNIVFATKVKGNIIIGDNFEFYDAASIGGLDGLRGYRNQRFIGNKSFYQNTDIRFNIRKVKTQVIPLQLGFFTGFDYGRVWLKDENSNDWKTSYGGGFWLVAADLINLNTSVFNSKDGVYFNIGLGFGF; encoded by the coding sequence ATGAATCGAATTTCAATTTACAAAATTTATTTCCTAATTATTCCTTTAATCATAAGTGGCTGTGCAAGTTACAATGCACAATACAAAGATTCAGGTTTAAACTGGAATAAAAATATTGTTGAAGAAAACTCTGAAATTGAACATACTTTTTATTTAATTGGTGATGCCGGAAATGCCAAAGAAGGAGAAAGCTTAAATCATTTTAAATTATTAAAAAAAGAACTTTCTAAGGCAAGTAAACATGCAACAGTACTTTTTTTAGGTGATAATTTATATGAAAAAGGAATGCCTAAAAAAGAACATAGCACTAGAAAACTTTCTGAACATAGACTAGATGCTCAAATTGAATTAGTTAAAAATTTTAAAGGTCAGCCTATTTTTATTCCTGGTAACCACGATTATTATAGCGATGGTATTAAAGGTTTAAAACGCGAAGAAGATTATATTATTAAACAGTTAAATAAAGATGCTTTTTTTCCTAAAGATGGCTGTCCAATTAAAAAAGTTGATATTTCTAACGAAATTGTTCTAATTATTGTTGATTCTCAATGGTATTTAGAAAATTGGGATAACAATCCAACAATGAACGATGATTGCGATATTAAAACCAAAGAACAATTTTTTGATGAATTTGAAGGTTTAATTAAAAAAAATGAGGGTAAAACAACTGTGGTTGCAGTACATCACCCACTTTTTAGCAATGGTTCACATGGTGGACAATTTTCTCTAAAATCTCAATTATACCCTGTTGGTAATAAAATTCCATTACCCATTATTGGAACAGCAATTAATTTACTAAGAAAAACTAGTGGTGCTTCTGTTCAAGATATGAATAATAAATTGTATCTAGAATTTAAAAATCGCATTGTTACACTTTCTCAAAAATCGGATAAAATTATTGTAGTTTCAGGACATGAACATAATTTACAATACATTTTTAAAGACAATATTCCTCAAATAGTAACAGGTTCAGGTTCTAAAACAGGTGCTGTTAGAGCCATAAATGGAAGCAAATTTGCCTTTGCTAAATTGGGTTATGCTAAAGTAACTGTTTACAAAAATGGAGCTTCAATTGTAAAATATTTTACTGAAGAAAACAATTCAGAAAAATTAGTTTTTCAAACTGAAATTTATCCGCCTGATGCTGATAATACGATTTATAATTATACTAAAAATTTCCCTAAAACTGTTTCAAGTTCTGTTTACAACAAAGATGAAGTAACAAAAGGAAAGCTATTTTTAGGATTATGGGGAGATCATTATAGAAAATATTATGGCACAAAAGTAGCTGCTCCAACAGTTTTATTAGATACGCTTTTTGGTGGTTTAACACCTGTTAGATCTGGTGGTGGGCATCAATCTAAATCTTTACGTTTAGAAGATAAAAACGGTAGAGAATTTGTTATGAGAGCCTTAAGAAAAAGTGCTACACAATACATACAAGCCGTTGCTTTTAAAAATCAATATGTAGAAGGTCAATATAACAATACAATTGCAGAAAGCTTATTATTAGACATTTATACAACTTCTCATCCATATGCTCCTTTTACAATTGGAAAACTTGCTGATGCCGTTAATATTTATCATACAAATCCAACTTTATATTATATTCCAAAGCAAAATGCACTAAAACATTTTAATAAAAAATATGGAGACGAATTATATATGATAGAAGAACGAGCTGGAGACAATCACGGTAATTTAGAAAGCTTTGGATTTTCAAACGAATTAATAAGTACAAATGATTTATTAATAGAACTCCGAAAATCTGATGATATTAGTATAGATGAAAATACATATATTAGAGCCAGATTGTTTGATATGCTTATTGGAGATTGGGATAGACACCAAGACCAATGGCGTTGGGCAAAATTTAAAGACGGTAAAAAAACTACTTATAAACCTGTACCTAGAGATAGAGATCAAGTTTTTTCTAAAAATGATGGTTTTATTTTAGGGTTTCTTACACGTGCCATACCTGCTTTAAAAGCCATGCAAGTTTACGATGAAGAAATAAAAAGTGTAAAATGGTTTAATTTATCGCCTTACCCGTTAGATATGGCACTTATAAATCAAGCTAATTATACCAATTGGAAAGCTCAAGTTCAACTAATTCAAAAAAATATTACTCCAGAAATTATTGATAAAGCTTTTAAAAACTTTCCAAAAGAAGTACACGATACTACCGTTGAAGAAATTAAAACTAAATTAATTGGTCGTTTAAAAAACTTACCAAAAATTGCTAAAGAATATCATAAACACTTATCTAAATATGCTATAATTAAAGGAACAGATAAAGATAATTACTTCGATATTGAGCGCTTAGAAAATGGAGTTACTACTGTAAAAATTTACAATATTAAAAATGATGAAAAAGGAAGTTTGTTTTTTGAAAAATCATATTCAAAAAAAGAAACTTCAGAAATTTGGGTATATGGTTTAGATGATGATGATATATTTAAAGTTACGGGCACAAAAAACAATGTAATTCCTTTAAGAATTATTGGTGGTCAAAATAATGATGAATATATTATTGAAAATGGAAAAAGAGTTACTATTTACGATTTTAAAACCAAGAAAAACACATTTACAAAAAACAACGGGAAAATAAAACTGCTAGAAGATTACAATACAAACGTTTATGATTATAAAAAAATAAAATACAATCAAAATCAATTACTTCCATCTATAGGTTCAAATCCAGATGACGGAATTAAAATTGGTGTTAACAATGTGTTTACAGTTTATGGATTTGAAAGAAATCCATTTACCCAACAACATACTATAAACGCAAATTATTTTTTCGCTACCAATGGTTTTGATATTACTTACAAAGGTGAGTTTGCAAACATTTTTAATAAATGGAATTTTTTAGTTGATGCCGTTTTTACAAGTCCAAATTATAGTATTAATCATTATGGTTTTGGAAATGAAACAATAAATTATGAAAATGATTTTGGTGAAAATTACCATAGAGTTCGTTTAAGTACCTACGCCATTGCTCCTTCTTTAAAATGGGAAAGCCGTTTAGGTGCCATTTTTAAAATTGGAGCCACTATAGAAAGTAAAGAAGTTGAAGCTTCTACAAATAGATATATTAGCACTCTCAATTACACTTTAGACGAAAGAAAAACCTTTGCAGGTCTTATAACTTCTTATGAATATAAAAATTACGATCACAAAGCATTTCCTACTTTAGGTATGAGTTTTTCTTTAAATGCAGAATGGAAAAGTAATCTAGAAAACAACAAAGAAAATCACACATTTATTACACCTGCATTTGGTATTAATTACAAATTATCATCTAATGGAAATATAGTTTTTGCAACAAAAGTTAAAGGAAACATAATAATTGGCGATAATTTTGAGTTTTATGATGCAGCTAGTATTGGTGGCTTAGACGGATTACGTGGGTATAGAAACCAACGTTTTATTGGAAATAAATCATTTTATCAAAACACAGACATTCGTTTTAACATAAGAAAAGTAAAAACTCAGGTTATACCTTTACAATTAGGTTTTTTTACTGGGTTTGATTATGGTAGAGTTTGGTTAAAAGATGAAAATTCAAACGATTGGAAAACCTCTTATGGTGGTGGTTTTTGGTTAGTAGCTGCTGATTTAATAAATTTAAACACATCTGTTTTTAATTCAAAAGACGGTGTGTACTTTAACATTGGCTTAGGTTTCGGATTTTAA
- a CDS encoding alpha/beta hydrolase: MKKFLLSILLLSISTLMFSQKIQTKKFNSEILQNDRYLKIYIPPSYTSESEKHYPLTIVFDAEYLFDMYVGNSILFATKDEAPEQIIVGINQNYNGERYDDCSYQKENSLPTQQSEAFYQFVKIELLDYLEQNYRISPFKTVVGNTLTANFTNYFLIEKHPTFNAFINISPYYALDIPVLLHQKATNLNDENIYYYLSNNKENSTEKAQLIKDTDTILKGVENAKFKYKYDAFKNSSKTAAIGQSVPSALSFIFEMYSTISEEEFENNIKNMSPPDAIAYLEKKYVEIEYLFGSDLKIREKDIFAIESIILDKENGDYLKNFGEMINKLYEESPIGDYYIGRYYETGKNYRMALRYYKSGYMKLPEGDPNSDGYYQNIERILQKRDGTYIE, encoded by the coding sequence ATGAAAAAATTTCTTTTATCAATTCTATTATTAAGCATTTCAACTTTAATGTTTTCTCAAAAAATTCAAACTAAAAAGTTTAATTCAGAAATACTTCAAAACGATCGGTATTTAAAAATATATATTCCACCAAGTTATACTTCAGAAAGCGAAAAACATTATCCTTTAACTATAGTTTTTGATGCTGAATATTTATTTGATATGTATGTTGGAAACTCCATTTTATTTGCAACTAAAGATGAAGCTCCAGAACAAATTATTGTAGGTATTAATCAAAATTATAACGGTGAAAGGTATGACGATTGTTCCTATCAAAAGGAAAATAGCTTACCAACACAACAAAGTGAAGCATTTTACCAATTTGTTAAAATTGAATTACTAGATTACCTTGAACAAAACTATAGAATTTCTCCTTTTAAAACAGTGGTAGGAAATACATTAACAGCGAACTTCACCAATTATTTTTTAATAGAAAAACACCCAACTTTTAATGCATTTATAAATATAAGTCCGTATTACGCATTGGATATTCCTGTATTATTACATCAAAAAGCTACAAATTTAAATGACGAGAATATTTATTATTACCTTTCAAATAATAAAGAAAATTCAACAGAAAAAGCACAACTTATTAAAGACACAGATACTATTTTAAAAGGTGTAGAAAATGCAAAGTTTAAGTATAAATACGATGCCTTTAAAAACAGTTCAAAAACGGCTGCAATTGGCCAATCTGTTCCAAGTGCTTTATCATTTATTTTTGAAATGTATTCAACAATTTCTGAAGAAGAATTTGAAAATAATATAAAAAATATGTCACCACCAGATGCCATTGCTTATTTAGAAAAAAAATATGTAGAAATTGAATACTTATTTGGAAGCGATCTTAAAATTAGAGAAAAAGATATTTTTGCAATAGAAAGCATTATTTTAGATAAAGAAAATGGCGACTACTTAAAAAACTTTGGTGAAATGATTAACAAATTATACGAAGAATCGCCTATTGGAGATTATTATATAGGACGCTATTACGAAACCGGAAAAAACTATAGAATGGCTTTAAGATATTATAAAAGCGGTTATATGAAATTACCTGAAGGAGATCCTAATTCCGATGGATATTATCAAAATATTGAACGTATACTTCAAAAAAGAGACGGAACTTATATCGAATAA
- a CDS encoding C1 family peptidase, whose amino-acid sequence MKHTFLTLILFITTTFFYAQEDNVVHVQIPTEQKYEFTTVIDIEASAVKSQGNTGTCWSFASSSFLESEIYRTTGEMIDISEMYNVRHTYPKKAWNYVMRQGKIQFSEGGLAHDVINSVATFGLVPESAYSGLINDATKHDHSKIVPELKVVLDAYIKNDKKSEYPNWNIAVDSILDTHLGKVPTTFFYDGIMYDPLTFLKKTKIQTSDYVTLTSFTHQPYNTSFVLNIPDNFSNGLFYNITLDALVEETDNALKQGYTIALDCDVSEKTFSSKYGIAVLPKELNNQEKCLTYIVEETTVSPEFRQQEFENYNTTDDHLMHIVGMVKDQNRNEYYKVKNSWGASAGKIGNNGYIYMSKAFFKLKTISVLVHKSALSKSLRRNFKL is encoded by the coding sequence ATGAAACACACATTTTTAACTTTAATTTTATTTATTACAACTACATTTTTTTACGCACAAGAAGATAACGTAGTACATGTACAAATACCTACCGAACAAAAATATGAATTTACAACTGTTATAGACATAGAAGCTTCTGCTGTTAAAAGTCAAGGAAATACAGGAACATGTTGGAGTTTTGCTTCTTCTTCTTTTTTAGAATCTGAAATTTACAGAACTACTGGTGAAATGATTGATATTTCTGAAATGTACAATGTAAGACACACATACCCTAAAAAAGCTTGGAATTATGTAATGAGACAAGGTAAAATTCAATTTAGCGAAGGTGGTTTGGCCCACGATGTTATTAATTCTGTTGCAACTTTTGGTTTAGTACCTGAAAGCGCTTATTCTGGACTTATAAATGATGCCACTAAACACGATCATTCTAAAATTGTTCCAGAATTAAAAGTGGTATTAGATGCCTACATAAAAAACGATAAAAAATCTGAATACCCAAATTGGAACATAGCTGTTGACTCAATTTTAGACACTCATTTAGGTAAAGTACCAACTACATTTTTTTATGATGGAATTATGTACGACCCACTTACTTTTCTTAAAAAAACCAAAATTCAAACATCTGATTATGTTACTTTAACATCTTTTACTCACCAACCTTATAATACTAGTTTTGTATTAAATATTCCTGATAATTTTTCAAACGGACTTTTTTATAATATAACTTTAGATGCTTTAGTTGAAGAAACTGATAATGCTTTAAAACAAGGTTATACTATTGCGTTGGATTGTGATGTTTCAGAAAAAACATTTTCTTCAAAATATGGAATTGCTGTACTTCCAAAAGAATTAAACAATCAAGAAAAATGCTTAACTTATATTGTTGAAGAAACTACTGTTTCTCCTGAATTTAGACAACAAGAATTTGAAAATTACAATACTACAGACGACCACCTTATGCATATTGTTGGAATGGTAAAAGACCAAAATAGAAATGAATATTACAAGGTAAAAAATTCTTGGGGTGCTAGCGCTGGTAAAATTGGAAACAATGGATATATCTATATGAGTAAAGCCTTTTTTAAACTTAAAACAATTTCTGTTTTAGTTCATAAAAGCGCTTTAAGCAAAAGCTTAAGAAGAAATTTTAAATTATAA
- a CDS encoding DNA-binding protein, with amino-acid sequence MDLKVGDKVDLIVVRNIAIGFTVLVNEEFEGMLYKNELYQKIEEGERLVGYIKKIRDDGKLDVSLQAVGFKHTIVKNEITILNALRQNDGFLPLHDKSDPKEIKYQLGMSKKAFKSAIGGLFRQKLIVISEEGIKFV; translated from the coding sequence ATGGATTTAAAAGTAGGAGATAAAGTAGATTTAATTGTTGTTAGAAATATAGCAATAGGATTTACTGTTTTAGTAAATGAAGAATTTGAAGGAATGCTTTATAAAAACGAACTGTACCAAAAAATTGAAGAAGGTGAGCGGTTAGTTGGTTATATAAAGAAAATTCGTGATGATGGAAAACTTGATGTTAGCCTACAAGCAGTAGGTTTTAAACATACTATTGTTAAAAATGAAATAACAATATTAAATGCATTAAGACAAAATGATGGCTTTTTGCCATTGCATGATAAAAGCGATCCTAAAGAAATTAAATACCAATTAGGAATGAGTAAAAAAGCTTTTAAAAGTGCTATTGGAGGTTTGTTTCGTCAAAAATTAATTGTAATTTCTGAAGAAGGAATTAAGTTTGTTTAA